GCATTCTCTTTGTTCGGATACAACTTGCACAGACAGAATTCATGTTGCCATTCACTACAAGAAAAACTGCATACGCTGAGTGGTCGGTTGTATGTTGAGTGTTACTTCATGGGGTGCTCAGCATAAAACCCAATTTGCCGAGCAAAAACTAGAAACACTCAGCATAATATTACcgactttccttcctcttcttgccggtCAACTATTTCTTTCGCTCTACTGATAACATCACACACGATGCACCACTCTGTCATAATGCACACACACACTCCGTATCCCACTACTTCGGCAAATCATTGCCTTGGGTCCCACTTCTATAGCTACATGGTCATGCGCACAACTTCCACCACTCCAGCCGATCTCAGTCATGTTTCCCGTCGTCTTCGACACTCCCTTTACTTGTCTCGTGCCTCTATCTGCTCACCCACGGTTGTATCATCGATCGACCACTTTGCCGAGGCATATCACTTTGCATCACTCCTACTTGCACACATTGTATAGTTGCCGAGTTTTTCTTATCTCCAAGTACCATGCACTAGGACATCAATATGATCATAATGTTGCAGTATAGCTAGAAAGACAAAAGAAGAGCCAAAAACAACTTTCCACTGATTGAGTTGTGCCACGTTACCGAAAAAGCTCACGCCCCATTTTATATATAAAGCATGTGGTGGTACGTTCAAAATAAGATTTCCACGACCATGGCCAAGGTTAAATCAATCTCGCTTGAAGCTGAACAAGAAAATTAACACTCATTTGGCTAACAACAAGGACCACAAACAACATTCCAATTTAAAGAACAAACTGACTTTTGTCCTGTTCCGAGGAGAAGCACAAATTGGCTTCTAGCCACTATACGTAATAAAAAAATGGTGCATGGGAGGGGGGTAGGGGGATGTTACGAAAGTTGCAATCCACATGAAAATGACAGAGGCATGACAAAGCAAAATAAAAGAGATATGTTAGCTACTCATATATTATCGCCAACGGAAAAAATAAATCCTATGTAGCAACCGGCACACAGTATTAGAACAACTCAATTACAAGCAAAATATGGTTCTTACGTGTGCGAGTACCAATTGCCTTAACAAGTTGTACAACTTGAACCCGAAAGAAATattcttgaacttaatcattttacACGTTTGTACCACTAGCACCTAGTTGGCTAGCTACTAGGTACGTGTGTCCCGACTAGTACGACCTGACCTCTTCTCGGCCAATGAAGATGATGCAGTTATTTTCGTGCCACGAGATCAAATGACGATCGAAGTTCCTCCACATCGGCAGAGGTAATCTCGATCAGAAGAAATAACAGGCCGCGGACGATTATACCTGACTACCTCAACGCGCGCACATGTGCTTCGAATTTGACCAGTGTAATTCGTTGAGATATATTTTTTCTATGAAACTTTCCAAGCTTAGTTATACCTCAGAGAAGCAATCGATCATGTGCAGGCAGTATAAATACACAACGTACGCATGGTGGCAGTCTATCTCATCGTTACAGATATATCTCCTTGATTAGTTTTGTAAGCTCTTCATCAGCGATGGAGTACTCGACGAAGCTAGTGCTGCTGCTCGTAGCTCTCATGTCGGCCATGGCGGTCACGGCCCAAAACTCGGAGCAGGACTTCGTGGACGCCCACAACGCGGCGCGCGCCGACGTGGGCCTTGGGGAGGTGACATGGGACGCTACGGTGGCAGCCTTCGCGCAGGACTACGCGGATCAGCGCCGCGGCGACTGCCAGCTGATCCATACTCCTGATGGCCGGCCGTACGGGGAGAACCTCTACGGAGGCGGCGGGACCGAGTGGACGGCGACGGACGCCGTGAATTCGTGGGTGTCGGAGAAGCAGTACTACGACCACGACAGCAACACCTGCTCGGCGCCCGAGGGTGAGTCGTGCGGGCACTACACGCAGGTGGTGTGGCGCGACTCGACGGCCATCGGCTGCGCCCGCGTCGTCTGCGACAGCGGCGACGGTGTGTTCATCATCTGCAGCTACAACCCGCCAGGCAACTTCCCCGGGGTGAGCCCATACTAGGCTATatgcatcatgcatgcatgcgAGCGTGCATGTACGTACGGCGTATTGCACAAATAAAATGATTAAGCTCTGATAACCACAGTGTGATCAGATGTGATATATAATTAATCAGCCGGCCGGACTTGACGCCATATATTGTTTAGACCTGCTGTATATATGTACCGTTATGATTCTGGTAATAAGTTGTGTTATTGTACAAGCAGTGTTTATGGATGAATATATGGTTCTACTATTATACTGAGTATGGTATTCGTGCGTGCTATGGAGAACAAAACAGCATACACAAAAACCACTAATGAAAGTGTCTTTCTTCCATTTTGTCATCTCACACTTGTTCTCTATGGTGTGTATTCTCTTTTTTGAATCCCAACTCGTACGGACAAACGGAGTAGATCTCGAAAGGGCCCGCTAGGTCTCGTTCCTGAGACTTCTGCTCCTCCCACCGCATCATAGGCCACTCCGATCGCGACGGCCACCCACTCTGCCATTATGGCTCGCCCATCCCCTCCCAGGTTTCGCTCTGAATCCACCTCCAACCGCTGTTCATGGTCTCGTGCAAGCTCACTCTCGCCCAGCGGTCCGTCGCAGGTTTCAGACTCGCTTGCGTCCCCGCCCGTGTCTGCAGTAGATCTGGCCTCGACGGTGCGAATCCTGGCACGTGGAGAGTCATCCCATGCCATGCCACGCATGCCTGTGATACTCCAGATCTGGGCGCATCACCCCGGATTGAGTAGCAGTGCCAAAAATCCATCGTGGTCATGCCCTCCGCCCTGGTCAACATTTCCTCTTCGAGCGAGGAGGAGGGATGGACGGAGGTCTAATCCAAAGGAATAGACGCACAAGCAAGGAGCCATCGGGTATTAGCGCTCGGACCTACTCCAGGACATCAATGGTGCACCAGGCCGCGAGGCCTTCTTAGGCCGCTTCAAAGGCAAGTGTTGTCGATGCCTTAGCAAACATTATTGGAGAAAGGACAGCGGAGATCCTCTTTGTTGCATCATTTGCGTGCTGCCAGGGCATTTCGGCAAAGAGTGCCCTCAAAATCCACGAAACATCAATACAAGAGAGGCTGCCTGTGCAAGGTCAGGATATGTCCGGCGCCGACCAGGGCGCCGGTTCAAGATAGGGTTCACCTCCCCGGCAGTTTCCCCGGGGCGAGCCCGTACTAGGCTATGCATGCATTTGTGCATGTACGTAGCAGCGGATATATTGCATAAAGAACAAAGTTGATATCACAGTCGTGATGATGTGAGATTTCAGCAGGCCAGATTCACGCTATAGTGAGTTGCCTTTCTTCCGCAAACCATGACACGGAAGCCGTTCAGAAACAGCATGATGAACAAGTGTGCTCAACAGAAAATAGTTTAACCGCACTTCTGTTTGTGAAGTCAGGGCAGGAATGCCAAGATCGGATCCGACCCTTTGAGACATGGAAATATAACAAAAGGCATGTGTCCCCTGCAACCAGCAACTAATGTGTAACGAGCAAGATCGGTTTTTCCAGGCATCGAGTATTGCAGCTGCAATTCCCTCAGCCACCAAACAAATAGCAAGAGAAGCGTATTCTAAAAATtctgcacgactatcttggtgatCAGCTTGTGAATGCGGAAGCCTTCATGGCGAATGTTAGCAGTGCCATATGGCGTTCATCAAGCTTTGTAGATACAATAGTAGCTATTATCCAAATATGAGACGATTATCTAACCCTGTAGTCGGTGCTGTGGCAAATAAGTATCCAGATTTTAACAACTCTTGGTTTCTGTAGAAGAGATCAAGAGAATCTCTTGTCACATTGTCGGTGTCACCTAAGTTCTACAAACAGTTCGTCCTTATCGAGGGTTGCAGAGGTTGCGAGGACCGGACAAACAATCCGACAAGCGCTCCATTGTCCAGCAAATATCAAATCACCAGGTCTGTAGTCAATGGAAACATCTGGATTCAAGACCGAGATCCgcagcccagtcccaaaatgagcaTTTCATTTCCTGCGAAAAAGGTCGCCGACATGGCATAGCAAACTTAGAGTGCTCTTGGAGAACCTGATGGATGGATTTGGTTATGAGTCACTCTTCCCTAACACATGAATTGCCCATGATCGCCTGAACAAGCTCTTTTGCTCAGATTGTGACATATActccccctgttcctaaatataagtctgaagagatttcactatagaccacatacggagcaaaataaatgaatctacacaCAAAATTCATCTATATACATCGGTATATGGTTCATAATGAAATACCTACAAAGACTTATCAGGGTAAGATACATACAGGGAGTAACCAATCGCCCTCAGCGATTCGCACTTCCTGACCGCCGGATCTGGTCCTTGATGCGTTTTCGTCCGTTCGATCACGAGATGAGGAGACGCCAGCCGTCGGATCAAAAGCTGGCACTGTGGATCGAAACAGTGTCGAAACATCCGTGCCACCGCATGTAAACTCGATGCCCCGCCGAGGGCA
Above is a window of Triticum dicoccoides isolate Atlit2015 ecotype Zavitan chromosome 5B, WEW_v2.0, whole genome shotgun sequence DNA encoding:
- the LOC119312203 gene encoding pathogenesis-related protein PRB1-3-like — its product is MEYSTKLVLLLVALMSAMAVTAQNSEQDFVDAHNAARADVGLGEVTWDATVAAFAQDYADQRRGDCQLIHTPDGRPYGENLYGGGGTEWTATDAVNSWVSEKQYYDHDSNTCSAPEGESCGHYTQVVWRDSTAIGCARVVCDSGDGVFIICSYNPPGNFPGVSPY